The Plasmodium vivax chromosome 13, whole genome shotgun sequence nucleotide sequence aaaagaagGCTTATCGATTGACGCTTCCCACAGGAGGGGTGACAGATAAACAGGAAAACGAagcgaaacgaaacgaaacgaaacgaaacaaaaatttagaGGAGCAGTCTCACTTGGGAAGATTACCCCAATGTCATGACATCCATTTCATCCATATCTCCAGCGttcattttacttttcgCCTCACCATCGTCCTCTTTGTTATACCTTTGCATTAGCTGCATCAATTTGGAGTCTTCCGTCGCAACATTTTCAGTACCCTTTTCATCCTTCTGCAAATGACTCACCGTTTTGTCTATTCTTTTGGGAGATCTCGAAAtggatttttttctcgtttgGATATTCTCTACCCTTATGGTGAGAGAGGATTTGTATGACGTGGGTCTGCGAGCATAATCCTTTCCAGTGGCGAGTGCCTTTTGGCTTtctatttttctaaatttgttaattaatTCGCCTTCATTAATTTGGTACTTGTCTTTTCTATGCTCTTTACCTTCTCCGGAACTGTACGATCTGGACGATCTCGATGCGGACTTGTCCTGCTTCCTGTGCGATTCTTCGTGGGATTTCCTTCCGCGTTTCGTGGGTGACCTATCACGGTGGTCTCTGTGCGACTTGTCGTGTGaggagtgttttttttcgctccgTTCTTCGCTCGTTCGTCTCTTTCGGCGTCTCTCCCGGTCGTGACTCCTATCTCGGTCACGACTCCTATCCCTGTGTCTTCCTCTATGCAGGCTTCTGCTCCTGCTCCTGCTTCTGCTCCTGTCTCTGCCCCTGCTCCTGCTCCGTCgcctccttcttttcccgCTCCTACTTCTGCTGCGCCTTCTGTGCGTTTTCTCATTTCTGCTCCTGCTGCGGCTCCTCTCGGTGGCATCCCCCCTGTCTGCGTCCCTCTCCCTGTCGGGGTCCTTCGAGCCCAGCTTCACGTACCCCATGTTAACGAGCTTTTCGTTCCCATCGATTTTTCTGATTCTGACGAAAATCTTTTCCTTCCCGTGGTTCACGATGCCTCCGATTTCGCCCTTCTCCCACTCGCCGCTGGGTGGGcacgaaggggaaggaaaaaaagtaggtaaataaatgggcaaaaaaatgccaagcGTAAGAGAAGACAACAAAATGCAAAACGTAAAAGCCGACTGGTCGTAAAAACCACTCGTGATTTCTCTTCAGAGCAGGCTAGCTGCTCCACCCCGTGGGGGCACCCCCCTgcaagaaaatatataagcaCACGAGGGAGATCTCATCTGGAGGGGCCCCCCTCTTCGTGGTCTCACGTATGCGCGCCTCGCTTACTTGACATATGCCATAACGGGTTCTCCCTTCACAAACTTGTGCATCTTCTCTTTGTTCCTTTTGAGCCTCCTCCTATGGTCATTCATCAGCATCAGCCGCGCACCATaggtgttttttatttttatgggCATCCTCGGGAGGACTGCAAGCGGGGGTATCATAGTCAAGTGTAGTCGTATGTACACATGGGTCCGGTGCACACGCGAAGCGTACGCGTTTAGCATGCACGCTTAGCATACACAATTAACACACACGCCTAACACACACGCCTAACATACACGCTTAACATACACGCTTAACACACGCACAAACGagtgccccccctttgcagggGAAACAACCCAACTGGGCTGCAGGACCCAACTAGTTCGACGCATTAAACGAACCTGTGTTGAAATACTTATCGTCCGCCAGGAGGCACTGAATGTACTCGCCTAtcgtctgcttcttccgtTTGTCGGCTGATGTGACAAACTGGTCTTCATCCAGCAGGTAGGGCTCGAACCACATCCACAGCTGGAAGGAGGAGgtaagtgggaaaaaaaaaaaaaaaaaaaataaaataaaataaagttgaCGGAATGGGGCATGCATATTACGCATAGACGCATCGGTGTGGATAAGTAGCTCCCCAACCCCCAAGGGAAGAACTGCTATCTGTTTGGGGGGGATCCTTCTTTATTCCTAACATTGGCAGGAGAGTGGACGTATCTCAAATATAAAAACCCGCAGGCTCGTATGTAGCAGGAGTCTCGGCTTTCGATCAACATCTTCATCTGTTtggaggagagaaaaatgggaaataatGCAACGATGGTGTGATGTGAAGAAATGGTAGACGCTGCATCGATCAGGTGACGTCGGTACTATGGCACGTATGCAGGGCAATCAATATGGCGGCCTTCCACTGGCACTGCAGCAACGCTTCACGCTGCTACGCTTCACGTAACGCCGCTACGCATCACGCCCGACCTGCTTCTCCGACAAATGCATGGTGAACAGCTTGTAGAGGCAGCAAAAGAGAGTGGAGGGCGCGCGCGTGCTCCCAATGCAGTAGGGTTCCACATGGTCGGCATATAAGTGAATTTCGTCCACCACCTCCTTAAACGTTTTCAGTGGAACTAGCGATCTGAAGTATTCAGacgataaaatattatttctgAGTAACGTATTAACATTGTACGTTGTAGTGTTTGTCATTTcgaggatattttttttttcttcattattataattagCTAGAGATGAATGGAAGGAGCTACTAGATGCATTGTTTGCAcccattttatatttcataccCCCCCTATATGTGTGGTCTAGATTGCTATATCTGTAGCTACTCGGGTGTTCTTCCATTCTGCTTGGGAATCTACTCATGGCGTTACTGTATGGGTTCATCATACTGCCCATCGGGGGCATTCCACTGTTCATGTGGTAGAAGGACGGGTCCATGTAGCCGTAATTCATGGCGTAATTTCCTGCGTCGTTGTGAGGAGAGGTGGGGAGGCGGTGCTATGGTGGGTGGTGCAGCAATTCGAGACGTTAACATAGGAACAACCGCGGTGGGCAAAGCTGTGGTGGCATCCCATGCAAGCATTACCGTCGAAGGGGGCGTCTCCCGGCATATTGTTATAGCCCCTCTTGTTGCCCATAGCTCCATCGGGGTTACTATTGTAGTAATAGTAGTCGTACATCTGCTTGTTTAGGTCATTTTGGTCCGGCTGATTGGGTTGATTTGGCTGACTGGGCACGTTCGGCGGGTACGCGGCGGGGTATTCTGCATTGTTGTGCTGGTTGTCCATTGTGTGGCTGCGCgttgaaaagggggggagcggagAATGGCGTGAGCCAAGCGACGCAAGCGAAGCGAGGTGAACCGAGCGCCGCAAGCGAAGTGGGGAGAGCGAAGTGGAGCAAAAGAAACAGAGCAAATGAAGCGGAGCAAACGAAACGGAGCAaacgaaatggggaaaacgaaACTGAGCGAACCTAATGATTGccctttgaaaaaaataaaggcgCGGCGGCTACCATTTGGGACCTCCACATACTACAGCGGTGTTCTTTTTCGCGGAGGTGGTTTTCCTCATTCGTGGGCCCTTGTACGTAAATGTACGGGGCTCAtttggttcttttttttgtgcaacgTAATGGCAGAAAAAAGGTGAGCTGCGTTGTGATCCCTACTTGGGGGAACGTGTAAGACGCTCTCATGTGAGTCTGCACACGGGCACTTCTCCGTACAACCATGTAGATGACTTCCCCATGAAACGGCTACACACACTGGGAGTGGGAGCAACACATGGGGGGTAGCCACACGAAGCACCTAACACGttgaaagaaagaaaaaaaaaaaaggaagaagccacGGCGCTGTTACGCAGAAGCGGGCGCGTCTTGCATGCATATTGTACAATTACAAGCGGGCATATTGACAGCACGCCGCATAAGGCCGTGCGTAGTGTACATTATATACTCATGAGCAACGTTGCTGTAACGAATTTTTacaacagggggggaggacgaACGAGGGGAAGCATGCTAATTCGGTCAATCATTTTTTCTGAAGGCACAAACAAAGgcgtttaaaaaaggggaaaaaaggagggggaagaaatatgaacaagttGGCACATAATGTGGATTGGGAGTGGAgtcaaaatggctagcagTTCATGTCCCCCAAGGTAAGGCAAAGCCTAtaattgccttttttcccaatttgtacGTCTTCCTACaatggcatattttttacaaaatggttAGCAGCTTTTCCACTCCTCTGAATGCAGCCCCATATGGCATCGCTTCTTTTTACTGATGAGGGAAAATaattgggggggaggaaaacgcCTGCATTTATGCTTCGTTCAGCACaagataaaaagaaaaaaggagcatttTCACGACGAGGAAGGGGAGCACGAGCTGCTTGGGGTGAGTTCTCTCAAGCGTCAGCATGTGCGGAAGTATGCGTTTATATAATACGTATGGGGAGTCATAAGCGCTGCAAATTTCTTCACGCAGTTGGGATGTGTTTGAGGGATGCAGCACGAACTTTCAGCATTCGCAAAGCGGCGAAGTGGCAAAGAGGCCAGgtggtacattttttattttgcccaACCCAGCTGCATACGCATAAAGTATATTTGCTTTACTTGCGAGACGtgtgctttccttttttttttttttttttattctgttcAGAGGGTCCTACATCGGATTTGTTGGTATATTtacgtataaaaatatatctgtACGTATATGGGCGTAAAATTcgtatgcgtttttttttttttttttgcggaaTTGGTATTTGCCcgtttgcatattttttgggCCCTTCAGAAATTCCCGCggaattttttcctgttcgCATGGCACTCACATTGTTGCCTGTTTTACAATCCTTTCGAAGCCATTTTGGAAGCACAGATAACGCTGCACGTGTTTACGAACAAATGTTTGCACATGACGAGGTGGGCGCGTACTCAGTTCTGTCGCGCCCTGTCTGTCACACGCATAGTACGTACATGCGGATGTATGCGTTTAtgtgccccttttccccGCTTGGAATGTGCTAATGTGGCGGTGATATTTCCCGGCACCGCAGCGATTTTGTTTTGCCATCACATGGTTCTCGTTTCGCTGCATATTGCGCCATTTTACCCCACATCGCCCCATTTTGGCGCCGCTTTGGCGCCACTTTTGCCAatatgaagaagcaaaaaatttccgtttttcttttttctcgccCATGTTTTTTCCGCACGGAATTTTGTCCCTCTTTAAAGTGTAGCGAAGGAGACGGTCCGCGCCGCTACCGCTGccgttgccgcttcccctacCCAGATAGACGCGCTTCAACAGTACAGACGTACATGCCCGTTCATATGGATCGCCTTACAATCGCGGCCGCACATGTATAAACCCTCCAAACGTCGCAGCTAGCGTGGCCAAGGATGAATACGGGGAttaaggcaaaaaaggggtacgAAAGCAGGCGAAATGATATGAGCGATTTAGACAAAATAAGAAGCAAGTTGGAGGCActgaaaagcaaaacagaaGTGAAGACAGACGAAAGGATAgaaattgccaaaaaaaatgacccgTTTAACGATCTTAAAgtgcacattttaaatgtcCTAGATGAGACCAGAAAATGCATAAGGGAAAAGGAGAGCTTACAAAACGTCCATGGAAATAACATCGAGGtgataaaaaggggaaacatcATTTACAacaatatgaaaaatttagaTACCTACTTTTTAAAGTTAGAAGAAATACTAAAAAAacaggagaagaaaaaatatgcctacAGTAGGGAGGaattatttgataaaaatgaaacctTCGAGCTGTTGAAGAGGCAGATTTATGAATGCAAAAAGTTGAGCAATTATGAGCACATTAAGGACACTTGCGTGATGGACTTCTCCGATTTTAAGAATAAGCAGCAGGTGGAGAGTAAGTCATAGCACTATTTTTGTACTCCGGCGTTGGAGGCATACCATCCGATGGTGACGCCTTTCCCTCGTCTGTGTACCCCCATCACACcgagttgtttttttttcccccaatttgcAGGAAAACAAACGAGGAACAACAGTGGCGAAGAAGACGACATGGTCATAATAAACAGGTGGAAAGAAagagataaaatatttaacgaggaaattttgaaaatcgGAGAAGTGATCGATCGAATAGGAGCCAACGCCGTTTTTATAACAAACAAGgcggaggaacaaaatgaaataatcaTAGATTTACAGGACCACACTGATAAGACGCAAAATAATGTGAAAGAAGTTAATGTGGAAATTAAGAAGGTGATGAAAAAGCATTCGCAGACGACCTGGTGTTGCAGAATTTCCCTCGTCATTATTTTGATTATATTGGTGATGATAACGTCGAATGTTATTTCGAATAAATTCATCAAAAGTTTGTGATGGGCGGGAGGGTCAAGAGGCGGAGTAGGACGACCGTCGAATTGGCGCGTATAGCGGTGCTGCGGGGAGTCTCCCCCCAATTGGGCCCACACAGAATGGCCACAATGTGTAACTCTACCCCTCGCAACACGCGCGCAAATTTATGTGAACCGATTTTCCCCCCAGAGCAAATGCTCAATACGGGGTGGAAGGAAAGGGACCGCTTGGGGTTTCCAAGGGAGACCACGGCAGGATAAAATCGCACAACAGGAAACACATTCGGGGGTCccataaaaatgtgtcaaACGTGTTGGCGTGCTACTTATCTTTGGCGTGCTACTTATCTTTGGCATGCTACTTATCTTTGGTATgctatttatttacttttttttttccgtataCTTTGTTAAAGTCGACgcatttgcaattttgtatGTAGTAcgcttttaaatttttttttttttttttttcctttttttttgtgtgcaaacGTGgaattgataattttttttcctttgagTTCCCTCAGAAGAAGCATTTTTACGTAAACGCATTTGATTCCCCCCTCACCGTGGTTCCTTCCGACAGGGGAGCCCacgtgtatgtacatacacaccCGCTTATATGGGCAGTTAAAACAAGCGTCCATTCGTATGCTTCCCGACTCAGCTGCTGCGCTATTTTGAGTGGAGGGAGGCGCTTTTCCTCAGCGGTGCGATCAAAGGGCTAACATATTGTAAAGGATAAATGGGAAAAGTTGCATACTTTAAAATTGGTGGtcccaagggggaaaaaataataaaaaacgtGGCATAGTcacggggaggaaaaaaaaaaaacatactgATTGACAAAAAAGCTGCGCACGCTCCATGAGCAAAATGGGTGAAGCCATAAAAAGGGTGTCCTCTAATGTGCAAAGTTGATACACTACACATATACGAATGCAAATATCAAAAACGAGGGGAAGATGACAGGGGGGGTAGAGGACATCCGCTTCGAACGTGTGTGATGTGAACATCTGTGGTGTGTGCGTGCATCCGCGAGCGCGAAGTCGCTGCGAATTGAACGGGCGTGCACCCAGCACACATCCTTCGCGTCGCATTcgggttaataaaaataattttacattacTGTACATGTGGGGCTGCGGCGGGGAAGCAACACGAAAACGGTTTCGCCTTCTTTCGAGGTAACCTATATGGCAGGTTTGGTTTTATTTGCCCCCTCATTTTTGTCTTCTTTGTGGGTCATTCCTCGtttgctcctctttttttatcgaATCTCAAATGGGGCTGGTGATGCAGCAAAAGGTGTGTGCGGTGGAGGATGCGTTTACCCCCGCCGCATGATTGTGACGCGCTACTTACAAACAATGCGGGTTGCCGCCCAGGTGAATACCCCTAAACCTTTGGGAGTTCCTACCTATACATGCCCAAAACGATGGCATGGTTACGATGAAAGGGTTCCAATGTTAGCTTCTCCTTCGGTTTAcaactttcctttttcaatttctccATTTCGGAAGCAAAAACGACCTCCGGTTTGGCAGTAGAATCCACACAGTTGGCCTTAATAGATATTATAAACCATCCTccagtttttaaaaacatatgaGCATTCATAGCAACAATACGTGCCTGATCTGGCTGTGCCACATCGGCAAAAACGACGTCCACCATGTCTACTAGCATACGGTACTTAATTGGCTGTCTAGCATCCTCTACAATGGGCACAACATTGGACCTCTTTTTTGACATGTTGGTTAGGTCTCTGCCTGACCTGTGGGAAAATTCAACGGCATAAACAACTCCTTCGTCGCCTACCATATCTGATACGTGAGATACGGACGTTCCATTGGCTGCCCCCAAGTAGAGAACTTTACACCCTGGTTTGATGGGCATGTTGCCAACACCACCCATTAGGCATGCACCCAATTTGGAACGAAAAGGATTCCAAACTCggtattctattttttcattgtcTCCCATTACTTCGtatcttttttctccataGACACTTTCCCCTGGGACCAGATTTTTGGTTACAAGAATGTCTGACTTTCCTTTTAGGAGAAAGACTCCTGGGAATCTATGAGGCACTACAATAACTTTTCCTGATTTTCCatcttttttgaaattttttttattgttattgttTCCACCTCCaaatcttcctcctccgctgcCACCTCTTGGGCCGCCtccgcctcttcctcctcccctagcccctcttcctcctcctccgccgccACCTCTTGGACCACCTCCACCTCTTCCTCCGCCGCCGCCACCTCTTGGACCACCTCCGCCTCGTCCTCCATTGTTGCCCTTCCACATGCCTCCCTTGCGCACGGCAttgttattgttattattgtTGTTTCCTTTCTTGAAATctttgttgccttttttgaaattccCGGATCCGCCTCGAAATGCGTctacaggggggggaagaagtagtCATGTTAGTGGGTGAACAGGTGTGCCTGCGCCCTCGCGGATGGTGCAACTACGCCAGTTGTACGTCTGCGTGTAAAAAGAATTCCCCTTTTAatcgcaaaaaggaaaaatatatagggGGCATATTATGCAGCGctgaggggagaaaaaatgggtggcaaaaaaaattgccactgTATTCCTT carries:
- a CDS encoding hypothetical protein, conserved (encoded by transcript PVX_086070A), with amino-acid sequence MNTGIKAKKGYESRRNDMSDLDKIRSKLEALKSKTEVKTDERIEIAKKNDPFNDLKVHILNVLDETRKCIREKESLQNVHGNNIEVIKRGNIIYNNMKNLDTYFLKLEEILKKQEKKKYAYSREELFDKNETFELLKRQIYECKKLSNYEHIKDTCVMDFSDFKNKQQVERKQTRNNSGEEDDMVIINRWKERDKIFNEEILKIGEVIDRIGANAVFITNKAEEQNEIIIDLQDHTDKTQNNVKEVNVEIKKVMKKHSQTTWCCRISLVIILIILVMITSNVISNKFIKSL
- a CDS encoding hypothetical protein, conserved (encoded by transcript PVX_086065A), producing the protein MDNQHNNAEYPAAYPPNVPSQPNQPNQPDQNDLNKQMYDYYYYNSNPDGAMGNKRGYNNMPGDAPFDGNYAMNYGYMDPSFYHMNSGMPPMGSMMNPYSNAMSRFPSRMEEHPSSYRYSNLDHTYRGGMKYKMGANNASSSSFHSSLANYNNEEKKNILEMTNTTTYNVNTLLRNNILSSEYFRSLVPLKTFKEVVDEIHLYADHVEPYCIGSTRAPSTLFCCLYKLFTMHLSEKQMKMLIESRDSCYIRACGFLYLRYVHSPANLWMWFEPYLLDEDQFVTSADKRKKQTIGEYIQCLLADDKYFNTVLPRMPIKIKNTYGARLMLMNDHRRRLKRNKEKMHKFVKGEPVMAYVNGEWEKGEIGGIVNHGKEKIFVRIRKIDGNEKLVNMGYVKLGSKDPDRERDADRGDATERSRSRSRNEKTHRRRSRSRSGKRRRRRSRSRGRDRSRSRSRSRSLHRGRHRDRSRDRDRSHDRERRRKRRTSEERSEKKHSSHDKSHRDHRDRSPTKRGRKSHEESHRKQDKSASRSSRSYSSGEGKEHRKDKYQINEGELINKFRKIESQKALATGKDYARRPTSYKSSLTIRVENIQTRKKSISRSPKRIDKTVSHLQKDEKGTENVATEDSKLMQLMQRYNKEDDGEAKSKMNAGDMDEMDVMTLG
- a CDS encoding fibrillarin, putative (encoded by transcript PVX_086075A) gives rise to the protein MTDAFRGGSGNFKKGNKDFKKGNNNNNNNNAVRKGGMWKGNNGGRGGGGPRGGGGGGRGGGGPRGGGGGGGRGARGGGRGGGGPRGGSGGGRFGGGNNNNKKNFKKDGKSGKVIVVPHRFPGVFLLKGKSDILVTKNLVPGESVYGEKRYEVMGDNEKIEYRVWNPFRSKLGACLMGGVGNMPIKPGCKVLYLGAANGTSVSHVSDMVGDEGVVYAVEFSHRSGRDLTNMSKKRSNVVPIVEDARQPIKYRMLVDMVDVVFADVAQPDQARIVAMNAHMFLKTGGWFIISIKANCVDSTAKPEVVFASEMEKLKKESCKPKEKLTLEPFHRNHAIVLGMYR